One Burkholderiales bacterium genomic window carries:
- the folK gene encoding 2-amino-4-hydroxy-6-hydroxymethyldihydropteridine diphosphokinase, with translation MSAAGGQVEVRRKNREAQAFIALGSNLADPRTHIEQAFDDLRSLADSRFVRHSSLYRSAPVGYTDQPDFINAVAEIATTLAPQALLTALLDIEKRHGRVREFVNSPRTLDLDLLLYGDLSLNERGLILPHPRMHDRAFVLVPLAEIAPDTVIPGIGGIKQQPNCNPEFLIKLDNKHDGS, from the coding sequence ATGAGCGCGGCAGGGGGGCAAGTCGAGGTGCGGAGGAAAAACCGCGAAGCGCAAGCCTTCATTGCGCTGGGCAGCAATCTTGCCGATCCGCGCACCCACATCGAGCAGGCATTCGATGACTTGCGCAGCTTGGCGGACAGCCGCTTCGTTCGCCATTCTTCCTTGTACCGAAGCGCACCGGTCGGCTATACCGATCAGCCCGATTTCATCAATGCGGTCGCCGAGATCGCCACTACCCTGGCGCCACAGGCTTTGCTCACAGCCCTGCTGGACATCGAAAAACGCCACGGCAGGGTACGCGAATTCGTCAATTCTCCACGTACTCTGGATCTCGATTTGTTGCTCTACGGCGATCTTTCGCTGAACGAGCGCGGTCTGATTCTGCCGCACCCGCGCATGCACGACCGCGCTTTCGTGCTGGTGCCTTTGGCCGAAATCGCGCCGGATACCGTTATCCCCGGCATAGGCGGGATTAAACAACAGCCGAATTGCAATCCAGAATTCTTGATTAAACTTGATAACAAGCACGATGGCTCTTGA
- the pcnB gene encoding polynucleotide adenylyltransferase PcnB produces MIRKFLQRVFAKTPAQKPLGAPAILKRAEHGVGRERISACAVKITSGLQAQGHSAFVVGGAVRDLLLGRDPKDFDVATSANPEQVRAVFRRSRIIGRRFRLVHVMCGADTVEVATFRGAAEVAAGSALNADEHGRILRDNVFGSQQEDAARRDFTINAMFYNPATEEILDYHDGYADLQAMTLRVIGEPSQRYREDPVRMLRAVRLSAKLGMTIADATRSPIAELAPLLRHVPTARVFDEMLKLLLSGHAAECITRLRDEGLHHGLLPMLDVILEQPMGERFVMAALKATDARVLAEAPVSPGFLFAALLWHEVLAAWNAAQQAGTKSAPALFVAMDQVIDSQAEKLAIPRRFGVTMKELWTLQARLLNRSGRRPYRMIEHPRFRAALDFLVLRCASGEVEPELGEWWQRFAEANEGERASMLLSDTEPKRRRRRRSKKPANVEAAPSEPAEQ; encoded by the coding sequence ATGATCCGTAAATTCCTGCAGCGCGTGTTTGCCAAAACCCCGGCCCAAAAACCGCTCGGGGCGCCGGCGATCCTGAAGCGCGCCGAGCACGGCGTCGGGCGTGAGCGGATCAGCGCGTGCGCGGTCAAAATCACGTCAGGTCTGCAGGCGCAAGGTCACAGCGCGTTCGTGGTCGGCGGCGCCGTGCGCGATCTGCTGCTGGGCCGCGATCCCAAGGACTTCGATGTTGCGACCAGCGCCAACCCCGAGCAGGTGCGCGCGGTGTTCCGGCGTTCGCGCATCATCGGTCGGCGCTTTCGTCTCGTTCACGTCATGTGCGGGGCCGATACCGTCGAGGTTGCCACGTTTCGCGGCGCTGCTGAAGTCGCGGCAGGCAGCGCGCTGAATGCCGATGAGCACGGCCGCATCCTGCGCGATAACGTATTCGGCAGCCAGCAGGAAGATGCGGCGCGGCGCGATTTCACCATCAATGCGATGTTCTACAACCCCGCGACCGAGGAAATTCTCGATTATCACGATGGCTATGCCGATTTGCAGGCGATGACTTTGCGCGTGATCGGCGAGCCTTCGCAACGTTATCGCGAAGATCCGGTGCGCATGCTGCGCGCCGTGCGTTTGTCGGCCAAGCTCGGCATGACCATAGCTGACGCAACGCGCTCGCCGATCGCCGAACTCGCGCCGCTGCTGCGCCACGTTCCGACCGCGCGCGTATTCGACGAAATGCTCAAGCTGCTGCTGTCCGGACACGCTGCCGAATGCATCACGCGCTTGCGCGACGAGGGCTTGCATCACGGTCTGCTGCCGATGCTCGATGTGATTCTCGAACAGCCGATGGGCGAGCGCTTTGTCATGGCCGCGTTGAAAGCGACCGATGCGCGCGTGCTTGCCGAGGCCCCGGTATCGCCGGGATTTCTGTTCGCCGCGCTGCTCTGGCATGAGGTGCTGGCGGCGTGGAATGCCGCGCAGCAAGCGGGCACGAAATCGGCGCCGGCGCTGTTTGTGGCAATGGATCAGGTCATCGATTCGCAGGCCGAAAAACTGGCGATTCCGCGCCGTTTCGGCGTCACCATGAAGGAGCTGTGGACGTTGCAGGCGCGTCTTTTGAATCGTTCCGGGCGCCGTCCTTATCGCATGATCGAACATCCGCGTTTCCGCGCCGCGCTCGATTTTCTGGTGCTGCGCTGCGCCAGCGGCGAAGTCGAACCGGAGCTTGGTGAATGGTGGCAGCGTTTTGCCGAAGCCAATGAAGGCGAGCGCGCGTCGATGCTGCTGTCGGACACAGAGCCGAAACGGCGGCGCCGTCGGCGCTCGAAAAAACCAGCCAACGTGGAAGCGGCGCCGTCCGAGCCCGCCGAGCAATGA